The Bacteroidota bacterium sequence CGAGAAATACGGTCGCTGCAATTCAAACTGCGACCGGTAGGCCTGAAGCGCCGCCCACTTGGCGTCGAGGTGGCGCGGGGCGAGGGTGACGAACGCCTGGGCGTCGAACGTGACGTGGTTCCAGGGCAGTTCGTAGCCCAGCGCCGTCACGTCCTTGAACGCCCGCAGCCCCTCGGCGTGGACGACCTGGTGGTCCTGGTGAAGGTCGTGCCCCGAAGGCAGCAGCACGAGGTCCGGCTCGACCTGGTGCCGCACGCTGACCATCTCTTCGAGCACCTCCTGGCGCGAGTACGAGAGCCGGCGGACCTGGTAGTCGTAGACGTGGCGGTGCGCCTCGGGTATGCCGAGCGTCTCGGCAGCCTGGGCGAACTCGCGGCGGAGCGTGTCCGGCGGCTCGTCGGCCGGGAGCGAGTCACTGGCGGTCGAGAAGACCATCACATGGACCTCGGTGCCGGCCTCGAGGAGGCGGGCGAGCGTGCCGCCGCAGCCGAGTTCCGCGTCGTCGGTGTGGGGGGCGAGGACGAGCGCGCGGCGGTAGTCCATGCGGTGCCTAGTAGTACTCGATGGAGAACCCGTCGAACCGGCCGCGGGCGGCCTCCCAGGACTCGTCGACCTCGTCGACCTCGGCGAGGTCCGGCCCCTGGTGGAGCGCGCTCAGGAACTCGTTCAGGGCCTCGCTCGGCCCCTCGGCGACGACCGTGACGATGCCGTTGGGGTCGTTGCGGACGAGGCCGCGAATGTTGAGCTTGCGGGCGACGCCGCGCGTGAAGTACCGGAAGCCGACACCTTGCACGTGACCGTGGACCTCGACGACGAGGCGTTCCTGATCGTCAGGCGTGTGAGATGGAGTGGTAGTCATAGCAGAGATGGGATGGGCTATGCCGTAGAGTAATAACGCGCTCACGACATAAACAAGGGCGGCGGCCTGATATTGCCGTAGCCTTCGCAGAAAACAGCGCAGGCATGCGGAAGTGCCTCCGTCCTATCCCGGCGTAAAAAGCGTGCGCCACGGAATCGCAAACGGAAGGACTACCACCCAGAGTGCAAAGCTGACCGCGACGCCGCTGGGCACGGCCGCCTCGCCGGCACGCCACGCAGGCATAGCGAAGGCGAGGAGCCAGAGCGCCTTGTAGACCAACTGTACGACGAGCAGGACGGCCATCTGCTCGGGCAAAAACAGTCCGACCGCCGAGAGAATCGCCACGGTGCACCAGAAAGCCCCCACCACGCCGAGCGCTGCATCCGGTGACGCGGTTCCTGCAAACACGCTGTTCTGTGCCTGGTCCGGCGCGAAGAGGCTGGACCAGCCTACGCTGCCCGCCAGCAGGATATTGGCAGCGTAAACGAACCGGAGCAGCGGGGCCTCCATCACTCAGAGCAGCTTGCGGCTTTTGGCCCAACCCTCGAACTCCTCAACGAGTTGCTCGAAGCTCTCCAGGACGAACAGGATGGGCTGGAGGTGCCACACGTCGTAGTCCTGGCTGACGACGCCCTCCGGCGAGAACGGCCGGTGCTCCACGTTGTCCGAGAGCGCGTTGAGCACCTCGCCCTTCGACGACATGATGCCGGCCCCGAAGAGGCGGTACCCCGACGGGTCCTGGACGAGACCGAACTCGACCGTGAACCAGTGGAAGCGCTCCAGGCTCTGCCGGTCCACGCCCTTCGCATCGAGCGCCGCCTGGCCGAAGAGCTGGTAGAAGTCGGCAAACGCCGGCTGGGTCAGCGTCGGCATGTGCCCGAAGATGTCGTGGAACATGTCGGGCGCGGGGGTATAGTCGAGCTCTTCTTTGCCGCGAATGTAGTC is a genomic window containing:
- a CDS encoding PIG-L deacetylase family protein, translated to MDYRRALVLAPHTDDAELGCGGTLARLLEAGTEVHVMVFSTASDSLPADEPPDTLRREFAQAAETLGIPEAHRHVYDYQVRRLSYSRQEVLEEMVSVRHQVEPDLVLLPSGHDLHQDHQVVHAEGLRAFKDVTALGYELPWNHVTFDAQAFVTLAPRHLDAKWAALQAYRSQFELQRPYFSRDFVDGLARVRGTQVKVEIAEAFEVVRVKW
- a CDS encoding acylphosphatase, encoding MTTTPSHTPDDQERLVVEVHGHVQGVGFRYFTRGVARKLNIRGLVRNDPNGIVTVVAEGPSEALNEFLSALHQGPDLAEVDEVDESWEAARGRFDGFSIEYY
- a CDS encoding phenylalanine 4-monooxygenase, with the translated sequence MTDDQTTLEARPSDLAEYKSAYEKGDEAGLDPRCIPHDLDGDPPLGDAIAPPTYPEGDHETWNFLFSRQLDLLPGRASETYLDGVERLGLGATGIPALRDLSRVLTRATDWTIARIPGLLHERDFFRLLSERKFPSTDYIRGKEELDYTPAPDMFHDIFGHMPTLTQPAFADFYQLFGQAALDAKGVDRQSLERFHWFTVEFGLVQDPSGYRLFGAGIMSSKGEVLNALSDNVEHRPFSPEGVVSQDYDVWHLQPILFVLESFEQLVEEFEGWAKSRKLL